One stretch of Prunus persica cultivar Lovell chromosome G1, Prunus_persica_NCBIv2, whole genome shotgun sequence DNA includes these proteins:
- the LOC18792242 gene encoding pyruvate dehydrogenase (acetyl-transferring) kinase, mitochondrial, with product MAVKKACESFSKSLIDEVQRWGCMKQTGVSLRYMMEFGSRPTRRNFIISAQFLHKELPIRIARRAIELEALPYGLSEKPAVLKVRDWYLDSFRDLRSFPEIKDANDEKEFTHMIKAIKVRHNNVVPMMALGVQQLKKGINPRIVYEDLDEIHQFLDRFYMSRIGIRMLIGQHVELHNPNPPPHVVGYIHTKMSPVEVARNASEDARSICQREYGSAPKVNIYGDPDFTFPYVPTHLHTMVFELVKNSLRAVQERYMDSDKVAPSVRIIVADGIEDVTIKVSDEGGGIPRSGLPKIFTYLYSTARNPLDEHSEISEADAVTMAGYGYGLPISRLYARYFGGDLQIISMEGYGTDAYLHLSRLGDSQEPLP from the exons ATGGCGGTTAAGAAGGCCTGCGAGTCCTTCTCCAAGAGCTTGATCGACGAGGTGCAGAGATGGGGCTGTATGAAGCAGACGGGCGTGAGCCTCAGGTATATGATGGAGTTTGGGTCCAGACCCACCCGGAGGAATTTTATAATCTCCGCTCAGTTTCTTCACAAGGAGCTCCCCATTAGGATTGCTAGGCGAGCAATTGAGCTCGAGGCCCTCCCTTATGGCTTGTCTGAGAAACCTGCCGTTTTGAAg GTACGAGACTGGTATTTGGATTCCTTCCGCGACCTTAGATCCTTTCCTGAAATTAAGGATGCTAATGATGAGAAGGAATTTACACACATGATTAAGGCGATTAAGGTAAGACACAATAACGTGGTCCCAATGATGGCTTTGGGCGTTCAACAGTTGAAGAAAGGCATAAATCCGAGGATTGTCTACGAGGATCTTGATGAGATTCACCAATTTTTGGATCGCTTCTACATGTCAAGAATTGGAATTCGCATGCTCATCG GCCAGCATGTCGAGTTGCACAATCCCAACCCCCCTCCTCATGTCGTGGGTTATATACATACAAAAATGTCTCCTGTGGAGGTAGCACGAAATGCTAGTGAGGATGCCCGCTCAATCTGCCAACGGGAGTATGGAAGCGCACCTAAAGTTAATATCTATGGGGATCCTGATTTTACATTCCC GTATGTTCCAACACACTTGCATACTATGGTCTTCGAGTTAGTTAAGAACTCCTTGCGTGCTGTCCAAGAGCGGTACATGGACTCGGACAAAGTTGCACCTTCTGTTAGAATAATAGTTGCCGATGGAATTGAGGATGTTACTATCAAG GTCTCAGATGAGGGGGGTGGCATACCAAGAAGTGGACTCCCCAAAATCTTTACATATCTTTACAGCACTGCAAGGAACCCTTTGGATGAGCATTCAGAAATCTCTGAAGCTGATGCAGTTACAATGGCTGGGTATGGATATGGGCTTCCTATAAGTCGCTTGTATGCTAGGTattttggaggagatttgCAAATTATCTCAATGGAAGGATATG